The sequence CGGTCAGCGGTGAGAGGCACGCCGGGGAGAACCGAATACCCCGCGTGCCGGACGCGGTCTTCGGCGCCCTCGACATCATGCAGACGGTCGCGCTCGAGCGGAGGCTCGCGTCCTCGGAGCCGCACGTTCTCTTCCGCGCCCGAATGCAGGGCATCTCGATGCTCGACTTCAGCAAGATCGGCGAGGTCCTGGACCAGATGGAGCGCGAGATCGAGAGACTCCGCAGCAGGCTGTCGGACATCAGATTCTGAAGGTCGCGGTCCGGCTGCTCGTGAAGGGCGTTACGCTCGATGGGACGCCCGGCAGAGGCGTCGGTTCGGGTGCCGGAGCGACCGTGTTCTCATCTGGTTCTCTTGACTCCCTTGTCGCAGATGAATGCGGTGGCCCTCCGCAAGGGTCATGCAGCATTCGGATGTGCATGGCGGATGGGGGTGGCGACGCTTCATCCGGGAGAGGGATCGGCCCAATGAAGGACACAACTTCCGACAGCAGGAGACAGGTCCCGACGATCTCGCTGGTTCCGTTCCTGCTCGTGACCTTCGGCCTGGTGTGGGTAGTACTTGGTTCCTACATCCTCCTGCCGGAACAGATGACCAGGACGTTCGGGCAGATGACAGGTCAGCATCCGCTCTTCTATCTTGCTGTCTATGCGCCGGCGATCGCGTCCTTCCCCGTCGTCGCACGCCACGGCGGGCTGAAGGGCCTGCGCCGGTATCTGAGTCGCCTCCGGCTCTGGCGCAGCTCACCAGCATGGTGGGCCTTGCTGGTCGTGGGGCTCCCTCTGGTCTTCTTTATCGGCGCAGTACTCAAGGGTGATCTCGTGGCCGCGATGCCGCGGTTCTCGTCCTGGCAGTCGCTTGCGGCTCTTCTGGGACTCGTCGTGAT comes from Candidatus Effluviviaceae Genus V sp. and encodes:
- a CDS encoding CPBP family intramembrane metalloprotease, producing the protein MKDTTSDSRRQVPTISLVPFLLVTFGLVWVVLGSYILLPEQMTRTFGQMTGQHPLFYLAVYAPAIASFPVVARHGGLKGLRRYLSRLRLWRSSPAWWALLVVGLPLVFFIGAVLKGDLVAAMPRFSSWQSLAALLGLVVIKGPVEEFGWRGLALPLLQRRLAPIWAALILGVVWGFWHLPAFLLSGTQQSTWSFAPFFVGTVAISVLMTALFNASAGSILLAALFHFQLINPLWPDAQPYDTYLLVVTAVAVVLLNRGSMFSTEGAVTEVIPVEGAAAE